In the Oceanispirochaeta sp. genome, CCTTTATAAAAGAAGTTGGCGGAGACTATATTCTTGTTGTTCCCGGAGCTGTTGGAAGGAGTGTAGCCTACGATAATGCGGAGTTTCTCAGAAGCAGTGAAACCATCAGAATGATGGGGGATCTCTTCGTTCATAATGGAATAAAAGCCGCCGTAGAACCCATCAGAAGAGATGAAGTCAGCCTTGTTCATTCTATTGAGGATGCCAAAGAGTACATTGCCGCGGTGAATCACCCTGGAATCCGGCACATCAATGGTGACCTTTTTCATATGCAGGCCGAGGAAGATCATATTCCCCAGGCCCTCATCTCTGCCGGTTCAATGCTTACAAATCTGCATATGGCAGATAGTAACCGGCGGGCTCTTGGAGAAGGTTCCCTCGATCTGGATACGATCATTATGGCTCTGTATCTGATTGACTATAACCGGAAAGGTTGTTATGTCACACCGGAGCCTTTGGGACCGGGTAGTGACCCTTATCAGTCCATGAACAGAATACCTGATCAAAAAGCATTGGATCATCTGGTGTCACAAACGGTCAGAACCTTCAGGGAAAGGGAAGACTTGCTGAGAAAATCATAGGCCATCATGATGGGTGAATGTTTCGGGGATTGTATAGGCAGTCATATTCCTTATG is a window encoding:
- a CDS encoding sugar phosphate isomerase/epimerase; amino-acid sequence: MNLQNFELKNKTIKERFDALKKERGGSLGSRLNLSWSNWGFGLEDLDDSLKRLSENGVPYIELHGNHYGDDLGYSGTTVNELLKRYDIQVSGICGMYSVDNDFSANRPVKRQAALDYTKREISFIKEVGGDYILVVPGAVGRSVAYDNAEFLRSSETIRMMGDLFVHNGIKAAVEPIRRDEVSLVHSIEDAKEYIAAVNHPGIRHINGDLFHMQAEEDHIPQALISAGSMLTNLHMADSNRRALGEGSLDLDTIIMALYLIDYNRKGCYVTPEPLGPGSDPYQSMNRIPDQKALDHLVSQTVRTFREREDLLRKS